Proteins from one Pseudomonas bijieensis genomic window:
- a CDS encoding 3-hydroxyacyl-CoA dehydrogenase, which yields MSQTPFDIQRAAVVGAGTMGRGIVMCLANAGVAVQWVDNNPQMLEQALVAVAETYAHGVRQGRIDQGEADARIARVTRADDYAAIRNVDLVIEAVYENLELKQTIFRELDGLLKPEAILASNTSALDIDAIAAVTRRPTQVLGLHFFSPAHIMRLLEIVRGKKTSTAVLDAALVLGKRMGKVSVVSGNCHGFIGNRMLHPYVLEARKMLLEGAFPHQVDAALQGFGFAMGPFRMYDVVGIDLEWRARELAGKGQDAPEVQVDNRLCELGRFGQKSGNGYYHYEPGSRQAEHDVEVDALVLRVSDALGFQRRVIGPEEILERCLLALVNEGAKILQEGIAESAHDIDLVYLNGYGFPVDKGGPMAWADGQGLEDIHARLLELETRQGDQWKPARLIGELAAQGKGFAQA from the coding sequence ATGAGCCAGACACCTTTCGATATTCAGCGTGCGGCGGTGGTCGGTGCAGGCACCATGGGCCGGGGCATCGTGATGTGCCTGGCCAACGCTGGCGTGGCAGTGCAGTGGGTCGACAACAATCCGCAGATGCTCGAGCAGGCACTGGTCGCCGTGGCCGAGACCTATGCCCATGGCGTGCGCCAGGGCCGTATCGACCAGGGCGAGGCCGACGCGCGGATCGCCCGGGTGACACGGGCGGATGATTACGCGGCGATCCGCAATGTGGACCTGGTGATCGAAGCCGTCTACGAAAACCTGGAACTCAAGCAGACCATCTTTCGCGAGCTGGACGGCTTGCTCAAGCCCGAGGCTATCCTGGCGAGCAACACGTCGGCGCTGGACATCGATGCCATCGCCGCTGTCACTCGCCGGCCAACCCAGGTCCTGGGCCTGCATTTCTTCAGCCCGGCGCACATCATGAGGCTGCTGGAAATCGTTCGCGGCAAAAAAACCTCCACCGCGGTACTGGATGCGGCGCTGGTGCTCGGCAAGCGCATGGGCAAGGTCAGCGTTGTCTCGGGCAATTGCCATGGGTTCATCGGCAACCGAATGCTTCATCCTTATGTGCTGGAGGCGCGCAAGATGCTGCTGGAGGGGGCGTTTCCCCATCAGGTGGATGCTGCGTTGCAAGGCTTTGGCTTCGCCATGGGGCCGTTCCGTATGTACGACGTCGTTGGCATCGATCTGGAATGGCGTGCCCGTGAACTGGCGGGCAAGGGCCAGGACGCACCCGAGGTGCAGGTGGACAACCGGTTGTGCGAGCTGGGACGGTTCGGCCAGAAAAGCGGCAATGGGTACTATCACTACGAGCCGGGCAGTCGACAGGCCGAGCATGATGTCGAGGTTGATGCGCTGGTGCTACGGGTCAGTGACGCGCTGGGTTTCCAGCGTCGCGTGATCGGCCCGGAGGAAATCCTTGAGCGTTGCTTGCTGGCGTTGGTCAACGAAGGGGCGAAGATCCTCCAGGAAGGCATTGCCGAGTCAGCCCACGATATCGACCTGGTCTACCTCAATGGCTACGGCTTCCCTGTGGACAAGGGCGGACCGATGGCCTGGGCCGACGGGCAGGGGCTGGAGGATATCCACGCACGCCTGCTGGAGCTCGAAACGAGGCAGGGTGACCAATGGAAGCCCGCGCGCCTGATCGGCGAGCTGGCAGCGCAGGGCAAGGGTTTCGCGCAGGCCTGA
- a CDS encoding acyl-CoA thioesterase — protein MPQRNEYPHLQPITTRWHDNDVYGHVNNVTYYSFFDSAVNTYLIEVGGLDIHDGEVVGFVVSSACDYFASIAFPDRIEIGLRVGKLGSSSVQYELAVFKLGEEEACAAGRFVHVFVDRASNRPVAIPDRLRGALERLVV, from the coding sequence ATGCCGCAACGCAATGAATACCCACACTTGCAACCCATCACCACGCGCTGGCACGACAACGATGTGTACGGTCACGTCAATAACGTCACCTACTACAGCTTCTTCGATAGCGCAGTGAATACCTACCTGATCGAAGTCGGCGGCCTGGATATCCATGACGGAGAGGTAGTGGGGTTCGTGGTGAGTTCGGCCTGTGACTACTTTGCTTCGATCGCCTTTCCAGACCGGATTGAAATCGGCCTGCGGGTCGGGAAACTGGGCAGCAGTTCGGTGCAGTACGAACTGGCGGTGTTCAAGCTGGGCGAGGAGGAGGCCTGTGCGGCGGGGCGTTTTGTTCACGTATTCGTGGATCGGGCGTCGAATCGACCGGTGGCGATTCCGGATCGGCTACGTGGGGCTTTGGAACGGTTGGTGGTCTGA
- a CDS encoding glycine zipper domain-containing protein: MKFSSILLLSLSLASGVASAGGTAEAGVGGALGGVLGSVVGQSLGGNTGSTIGAALGGAGGSAVGADKHSRGEAAIGGALGAAGGNVVGRSVGGTTGSLIGAAAGGGAGGALGNYMGKDDDDDRYEGRRGDRRYYRDGHPGRGHAYGHRKHKHKHRYHDD; encoded by the coding sequence ATGAAGTTCTCCTCCATTCTCTTGTTGTCCCTTAGCCTGGCCAGTGGCGTCGCTTCTGCCGGTGGTACTGCCGAAGCAGGTGTGGGCGGCGCATTGGGCGGGGTTTTGGGTTCGGTCGTCGGCCAGTCCCTGGGCGGCAACACCGGTTCCACTATCGGCGCGGCGCTGGGCGGCGCGGGCGGCAGTGCGGTCGGTGCAGACAAACATAGCCGCGGCGAAGCGGCCATCGGCGGCGCGCTGGGCGCAGCCGGCGGCAACGTGGTTGGCCGTAGTGTCGGCGGCACCACCGGCAGCCTGATCGGTGCGGCAGCGGGCGGCGGCGCCGGTGGCGCGCTGGGTAACTACATGGGCAAGGACGACGACGATGATCGTTATGAAGGTCGCCGTGGTGATCGTCGCTACTATCGCGACGGCCATCCGGGTCGCGGCCATGCCTATGGGCATCGCAAGCACAAGCATAAGCATCGCTATCACGATGACTGA